GGCATCGCTCTACGAGGTGGGCTTCAACCACTTCTTCCGGGGCAAGAACCACCCGGGCGGCGGCGACCATATCTTCTACCAGGGCCACGCCTCCCCGGGCATGTACGCCCGGGCGTTCCTCGAGGGCCGGCTCAGCGAGAGCCAGCTCGACGGTTTCCGGCAGGAGTTGTCGCACCCGGGCGGCGGGCTCCCGTCGTACCCGCACCCGCGGCTGATGCCGGACTTCTGGGAGTTTCCCACGGTCTCCATGGGGCTGGGCGGGCTGAACGCCATCTACCAGGCCCGGTTCAACCGCTACCTCCAGCACCGGGGCATCAAGGACACCTCCGACCAGCACGTCTGGGCGTTCCTGGGCGACGGCGAGATGGACGAGCCGGAGACCCTCGGCGCGATCGGGGTGGCCGCCCGCGAGGAGTTGGACAACCTCACCTTCGTGATCAACTGCAACCTCCAGCGGCTGGACGGGCCGGTGCGCGGCAACGGCAAGGTCATGCAGGAACTGGAGGCGTTCTTCCGGGGCGCCGGCTGGAACGTGATCAAGGTGGTCTGGGGTCGGGAGTGGGACCCGCTGCTCGCCGCCGACACCGACGGCGCGCTGGTCAACCTGATGAACACCACCCCGGACGGCGACTACCAGACCTACAAGGCGGAGTCCGGGGCGTACGTGCGGGAGCACTTCTTCGGCCGGGACGCGCGGACCCGCAAGATGGTCGAGGGCCTCAGCGACGACGAGATCTGGAACCTCAAGCGCGGCGGACACGACTACCGCAAGCTCTACGCGGCCTACAAGGCGGCGACGGAGCACACCGGCCAGCCGACGGTGATCCTGGCCAAGACGATCAAGGGTTGGACGCTCGGCTCACACTTCGAGGGCCGCAACGCCACGCACCAGATGAAGAAGCTGACGCTTGAGGATCTGAAGACCTTCCGCGACCGCCTCTACCTGGACATCCCGGACTCGGCGCTGGAGGAGAACCCGTACCTGCCGCCGTACTTCCACCCGGGCGAGAAGTCCGAGGAGATGCAGTACCTGCACGAGCGGCGCCAGCAGCTCGGCGGCTACCTGCCGACCCGGCGTACCAGCGCCAAGTCGCTGGCCATTCCGGGCGCCGAGCGCTTCGCCGACGTCAAGCGCGGTTCGGGCAAGCAGAAGGTGGCCACCACGATGGCCTTCGTCCGGCTGCTCAAGGACCTGATGAAGGACAAGGAGTTCGGCAAGCGTTGGGTGCCGATCATCCCGGACGAGGCGCGTACCTTCGGCCTGGACTCGATCTTCCCGACCGCGAAGATCTACTCGCCGCACGGACAGCGGTACACCTCGGTCGACCGGGAGCTGTTCCTGTCGTACAAGGAGTCGACCGTCGGGCAGATCCTGCACGAGGGGATCAACGAGGCCGGTTCGGTCGCCTCGTTCACCGCCGCCGGTTCGTCGTACGCCACCCACGACGAGCCGATGATCCCGATGTACATCTTCTACTCGATGTTCGGGTTCCAGCGCACCGGCGACGGCTTCTGGGCGGCGGCGGACCAGATGGTGCGCGGCTTCGTGCTCGGTGCCACCGCCGGGCGCACCACGCTCAACGGTGAGGGCCTCCAGCACGAGGACGGGCACTCCCTGCTGCTGGCGGCCACCAACCCGGCCGTCGTCGCGTACGACCCGGCGTTCGCGTTCGAGATCGCGCACATCGTCGAGAACGGCCTGCACCGGATGTACGGCGAGCAGCAGGAGAACATCTTCTACTACCTCACCGTCTACAACGAGCCGATCCACCAGCCGGCGGAGCCGGAAGGGGTGGACGCCGAGGGCATCGTCAAGGGCATCTACCGCTACTCCCCCGCCCCGGCGGTGGAGGGCGACGCGCCCCGGGCCAACCTGCTCGCCTCCGGCACCGGCATGCAGTGGGCGCTCAAGGCGCAGCAGCTGCTCGCGCAGGACTGGGGGGTGGCCGCCGACGTCTGGTCGGTGACCTCCTGGAGCGAGCTGCGCCGCGACGCGGTGGAGTGCGAGGAGTACAACCTCCTGCACCCCGGCGCGGAGCAGCGGGTGCCGTACATCCAGCGCAAGCTGGCCGACGCCGACGGGCCGAAGGTCGCGGTAAGCGACTGGATGCGCGCGGTGCCGGACCTGATCTCCCGCTGGGTTCCCGGCGACTGGACCTCGCTGGGCACCGACGGCTTCGGCCTCTCGGACACCCGGCACGCCCTGCGCCGGCACTTCCACGTCGACGCCGAGTCGGTCGCGGTCGCGACGCTGCGCCAGCTCGCGCTGCGCGGCGCGGTACCGGCACACGTACCGGCCGAGGCGGCCAAGAAGTACGCGATCGACGACGTCAACGCCGCCCCGGTCGGCGAGACCGGCGGCGACAGCTAGGAGATGCAAGGAAGGGCCCCTTGTTAACGCCTCAGGTATAGGAAGGGCCCCTTCCTAACCGCCGACCGGCGGAACAACCGAAGGCACGGGAAGCGGTGGCGGCCCGGGTACACCTGGTAGGTGCACCCGGGCCGCCACCGTCGCGGGTGACGCCAGGACGCGACCGGTCAGCCGACGGCGGCCAGGTCGGTGAGCCGGGCCAGCGAGTCCTCCAGGTCGGCGCCGACCCGACGCAGCCCGAGGCGGAGCAGGGCGGCCTTGACCGGGCCGGCCGGCCAGCGTACGACGATCAGCCGCACCACCGTCCCGCCTTCCGCTTCGTCCGGGGTGAGCTGGACGTAAATCTCGGTGCGCGCCTCCGCTCGGGCACCGGCACCCTTGGCGCGTTCGCGCCAGCCGATCAGAGTCGGCTCCTGGTAGGCGATCACCTCGGCCTCATGTGCGGCGCCGCGTCCGGCCTGGACCAGTTGCCGTCGGCCGAAGCCCTCGCCCGAGAGGACCTCGGCCGCACGGACCCCGGCCAGCCAGGCCGGCAACTGCTCGGCCCGCTGCACCACATCCCAGACCGCTTCCACTGGCGCCGCCACGTGCGCACTGCGTTCCACGAGGATCATTTCCGTCTTCCTCCAGTGAGGACATCCCACGATATCGGCACTGTATGCGCAAAAACGGACGTATAGGGACGGGTTCCCCAAAGACACGCCGAAAGGTATTGATTCCGGCCGCAGATCGGCCTATGGACCGGACGCGCAACGCCCCCTAAAGTTCCGAACACGTTTCGCGTTTCTCTGGGAGGGGCGTATGCCGCACGCACCGATGCCCGACTTCCCCGCCGGCTTCCGTTGGGGCGTCTCCACTTCGGCGTACCAGATCGAGGGCGCCGCCGACATCGACGGACGCGGCACGTCCATCTGGGACACCTTTGCCCGCTCGCCGGGGCGGATCGCCGACGGCAGCAGCGGCGACGTGGCCTGCGACCACTACCACCGGTACGCCGAGGACATCGCGCTGATGGCCGGGCTGGGCGTCACCGCGTACCGCTTCTCGATCTCCTGGCCCCGGGTGCTGCCGACCGGGACCGGCGCGGTGAACGCCAACGGGCTGGACTTCTACGAACGGTTGGTCGACGGACTGCTCGGCCACGGCATCGACCCGGTCGCCACGCTGTTCCACTGGGACCTGCCGCAGCGGTTGGAGGAGACCGGCGGCTGGCTCGACCGGGACACCGCGTACCGCTTCGCCGAGTACGCCGACCTGGTCGCCGCCCGCCTCGGCGACCGGGTGAAGCTCTGGATCACCCTCAACGAGCCGTTCATCCACATGAGCCTCGGTTACGGCACGGGCGAGCACGCGCCGGGCCGGACCCTGCTCTTCGACGCCTTTCCGGTCGCCCACCACCAATTGCTCGGCCACGGCCTCGCGGTCGACGCGCTACGCGCCCGCAGCGGCAGCCCGATCGCCATCGCCAACAACTACTCGCCGGTGCGGCCGATCGGCAGCAGCGAGGCCGACGTCGCCGCCGCGGCGGCCTACGAGGCGCTGCACAACCGGCTCTTCACCGACCCGCTGCTCGGCCACGGGTACCCGGCGGAACTGGGCTTCGACGACGCCGTGGTGCGCACCGGCGACCTCGACGTGATCGCCGCCCCGCTCGACGTACTGGGGGTCAACTACTACAACCCCACGGGCGTACGCGCACCCGAGGCGGATTCGCCACTGCCGTTCGAACTGGTACCGCTTGAGGGCTACCCGCGTACCGCCTTCGACTGGCCGGTGGCCCCGGACGGGCTGCGTGACCTGCTCGGCTGGCTGCACCGGCGGTACGGCGCGAAGCTGCCGCCGATCCAGATCACCGAGAGCGGCTGTGCCTACCCCGACGCACCCGACGCGCAGGGCCGGGTGCACGATCCGGACCGGATCGCCTACCTGGACGGTCACCTGCGGGCGGTCCGTGCCGCCATGGCCGACGGAGTCGACGTGACCGGCTACTTCGTCTGGTCCCTGCTGGACAACTGGGAGTGGGCCGAGGGCTTCACCAAGCGCTTCGGCCTGGTGCACGTCGACTACCCCACCGGGCGGCGTACGCCCAAGTCGTCGTACGCCTGGCTGCGCGAGGTGATCGCGACGGCCCGGCGGGAACGGGCCCGGTGACCACCGTCGACCCGACCCCGGCATCGCTGCCGGCGGCGCTCGCCGAACCGACGGTGCCGGTACGGCGCGGCTGGATCGCGCTGCTCTTCGCCGCGAACCTCGGCGTCTGGATGGCCTTCTTCACCCCGATCCAGGTGCTGCTGCCCCAGCAGATCGGGCAGCTCGCGCCGACGAACAAGGAGACCATGCTGGCCGTGGTCACCGGGTTCGGCGCGCTGGCGGCGGTGCTCGCCAACCCGCTCGCCGGTGCGCTCTCCGACCGGACCTGCCTGCGGCTGGGCCGGTGGGAGCTCGGCCGCCGACACGTCTGGACCCTCGGTGGCGCGGTGCTCGGCGCGCTGGCCCTGGTGCTGCTCGCGCAGGCGCGTACCGTGCCCGCAGTGGTGGTCGGCTGGGTCGCCGCGCAGGTCTGCTTCAACGCGATGC
This DNA window, taken from Micromonospora sp. FIMYZ51, encodes the following:
- the aceE gene encoding pyruvate dehydrogenase (acetyl-transferring), homodimeric type, whose amino-acid sequence is MATERKRPVITAGLPSQLPDIDPEETSEWVESLDGVIDERGTKRARYVMLRLLERARERQVGVPSLTTTDYINTIPPEREPWFPGDEHVERRIRAYVRWNAAMLVHRAQRPEIGVGGHISTFASSASLYEVGFNHFFRGKNHPGGGDHIFYQGHASPGMYARAFLEGRLSESQLDGFRQELSHPGGGLPSYPHPRLMPDFWEFPTVSMGLGGLNAIYQARFNRYLQHRGIKDTSDQHVWAFLGDGEMDEPETLGAIGVAAREELDNLTFVINCNLQRLDGPVRGNGKVMQELEAFFRGAGWNVIKVVWGREWDPLLAADTDGALVNLMNTTPDGDYQTYKAESGAYVREHFFGRDARTRKMVEGLSDDEIWNLKRGGHDYRKLYAAYKAATEHTGQPTVILAKTIKGWTLGSHFEGRNATHQMKKLTLEDLKTFRDRLYLDIPDSALEENPYLPPYFHPGEKSEEMQYLHERRQQLGGYLPTRRTSAKSLAIPGAERFADVKRGSGKQKVATTMAFVRLLKDLMKDKEFGKRWVPIIPDEARTFGLDSIFPTAKIYSPHGQRYTSVDRELFLSYKESTVGQILHEGINEAGSVASFTAAGSSYATHDEPMIPMYIFYSMFGFQRTGDGFWAAADQMVRGFVLGATAGRTTLNGEGLQHEDGHSLLLAATNPAVVAYDPAFAFEIAHIVENGLHRMYGEQQENIFYYLTVYNEPIHQPAEPEGVDAEGIVKGIYRYSPAPAVEGDAPRANLLASGTGMQWALKAQQLLAQDWGVAADVWSVTSWSELRRDAVECEEYNLLHPGAEQRVPYIQRKLADADGPKVAVSDWMRAVPDLISRWVPGDWTSLGTDGFGLSDTRHALRRHFHVDAESVAVATLRQLALRGAVPAHVPAEAAKKYAIDDVNAAPVGETGGDS
- a CDS encoding SRPBCC family protein, coding for MILVERSAHVAAPVEAVWDVVQRAEQLPAWLAGVRAAEVLSGEGFGRRQLVQAGRGAAHEAEVIAYQEPTLIGWRERAKGAGARAEARTEIYVQLTPDEAEGGTVVRLIVVRWPAGPVKAALLRLGLRRVGADLEDSLARLTDLAAVG
- a CDS encoding GH1 family beta-glucosidase; this encodes MPHAPMPDFPAGFRWGVSTSAYQIEGAADIDGRGTSIWDTFARSPGRIADGSSGDVACDHYHRYAEDIALMAGLGVTAYRFSISWPRVLPTGTGAVNANGLDFYERLVDGLLGHGIDPVATLFHWDLPQRLEETGGWLDRDTAYRFAEYADLVAARLGDRVKLWITLNEPFIHMSLGYGTGEHAPGRTLLFDAFPVAHHQLLGHGLAVDALRARSGSPIAIANNYSPVRPIGSSEADVAAAAAYEALHNRLFTDPLLGHGYPAELGFDDAVVRTGDLDVIAAPLDVLGVNYYNPTGVRAPEADSPLPFELVPLEGYPRTAFDWPVAPDGLRDLLGWLHRRYGAKLPPIQITESGCAYPDAPDAQGRVHDPDRIAYLDGHLRAVRAAMADGVDVTGYFVWSLLDNWEWAEGFTKRFGLVHVDYPTGRRTPKSSYAWLREVIATARRERAR